The following coding sequences are from one Burkholderia stabilis window:
- a CDS encoding PRC-barrel domain-containing protein: MTTDKPSRDDTHIVGARSRTARSGPGPDVMAARTLEGDRVLTIDGDDIGKVADIMLDVRSGRIAYAVVASGGVRGLGGKLLAVPWNVLALDVERKCFVLPVATERVRDAPGFDKDRWPAMADPAWAEALHAYYGSSPYWLIEEGETAIDSPPYEASPDGPESGGPR, encoded by the coding sequence ATGACAACGGACAAACCGTCGCGCGACGACACGCACATTGTCGGCGCGCGCAGCCGTACGGCCCGCAGCGGGCCGGGGCCCGACGTGATGGCCGCCCGCACGCTCGAAGGCGATCGCGTGCTGACGATCGACGGCGACGATATCGGCAAGGTCGCGGACATCATGCTGGACGTACGCTCCGGCCGGATCGCGTATGCGGTCGTCGCGTCGGGCGGTGTGCGCGGGCTCGGCGGCAAGCTGCTCGCCGTGCCGTGGAACGTGCTCGCGCTCGATGTCGAGCGCAAGTGTTTCGTGCTGCCCGTTGCCACCGAACGCGTGCGCGACGCGCCCGGCTTCGATAAAGACCGCTGGCCGGCGATGGCCGATCCGGCCTGGGCCGAAGCGCTGCATGCGTACTACGGCAGTTCGCCGTACTGGCTGATCGAGGAAGGCGAAACGGCGATCGACTCGCCGCCGTACGAGGCTTCGCCGGACGGCCCTGAAAGCGGCGGGCCGCGCTGA
- a CDS encoding ATP-dependent DNA helicase, translated as MSYVVAVRAMCEFTARRGDLDLRFTPAPTALEGIAGHGAVTSNRGARYETEIALAGTWGTLTVRGRADGYDPVANRLEEIKTYRGSLDAMPANHRTLHWAQAKVYAHLMCDARGLTEIDVALVYFDIVSERETVLTQTLDAATLAAFFAEQCACFVGWAERETAHRAARDAALRALAFPHGQFRSGQRELAVAVYRAARDERCLMAQAPTGIGKTLGTVFPLLKACGEGELDHVFFLTAKTPGRALALEAAATLGAGTPALPLRVLELVARDKACEHPDSACHGESCPLAKGFYDRLPAARDAAIGAGLLDRDTVRSAALAHDVCPYYLAQELARWSDMVIGDYNYFYDGSAMLHTLAQQNQWRVGVLVDEAHNLLDRARKMYSASLDPFAFAAAREAAPVALRKAFDRLARAWGTVNRAQAERYAAYPDIPGPIVSAVQNLVAAIGEHLTDAPRANGDALLRFHFEAIQFGVLADAFDSASIFDATLHGEPMPRQPALDGVATAGRRRRVQSTLCVRNVIPAGFLAQRYEAARATVLFSGTLSPFHFYRDTLGLPGDTGWLDVDGPFRAEQLTVRVASHVSTRWRDRDRSLEPIADLIAAQYATRPGNYLGFLSSFDYLGRVVALMQARHPDVPVWAQAPGMAESERDAFLARFAAGGRGVGFAVLGGAFSEGVDLVGERLIGAFIATLGLPQVNDVNEQMRRAMDARFGNGYDYMYLYPGLQKVVQAAGRVIRTEHDEGVVHLIDDRYRRREVRDLLPRWWRIG; from the coding sequence ATGAGTTATGTCGTCGCGGTGCGGGCGATGTGCGAGTTCACCGCGCGGCGCGGCGATCTCGACCTGCGCTTCACGCCCGCGCCGACCGCGCTCGAAGGCATCGCCGGCCACGGCGCGGTCACGTCGAACCGCGGCGCGCGCTACGAAACCGAGATCGCGCTGGCAGGCACGTGGGGCACGCTCACCGTGCGCGGCCGCGCGGACGGCTACGATCCGGTAGCGAACCGTCTCGAGGAAATCAAGACCTATCGCGGCAGTCTCGACGCGATGCCGGCCAACCACCGCACGCTGCACTGGGCGCAGGCGAAGGTCTATGCGCATCTGATGTGCGACGCGCGCGGGCTCACCGAAATCGACGTCGCGCTCGTGTATTTCGACATCGTGTCCGAGCGCGAAACCGTCCTGACGCAAACGCTGGACGCGGCCACGCTCGCGGCGTTCTTCGCCGAACAATGCGCGTGTTTCGTCGGCTGGGCCGAGCGCGAGACGGCCCATCGCGCGGCACGCGACGCGGCGTTGCGCGCGCTCGCGTTTCCGCACGGACAGTTTCGCAGCGGCCAGCGCGAGCTGGCGGTAGCCGTCTATCGCGCGGCGCGCGACGAGCGCTGCCTGATGGCGCAGGCGCCGACCGGTATCGGCAAGACGCTGGGTACCGTGTTCCCGCTGCTGAAGGCGTGCGGCGAGGGCGAGCTCGATCACGTGTTCTTCCTGACCGCGAAAACACCCGGCCGCGCGCTCGCGCTCGAAGCGGCGGCGACGCTCGGCGCCGGCACGCCCGCGCTGCCGCTGCGCGTGCTGGAGCTCGTCGCACGCGACAAGGCGTGCGAGCATCCGGACAGCGCGTGCCACGGCGAATCGTGTCCGCTCGCGAAAGGCTTCTACGACCGGCTGCCGGCCGCGCGCGACGCTGCGATCGGCGCCGGGCTGCTCGATCGCGACACCGTGCGCTCGGCCGCGCTCGCGCACGACGTCTGTCCGTACTATCTCGCGCAGGAGCTTGCGCGCTGGTCGGACATGGTGATCGGCGACTACAACTATTTCTACGACGGCAGCGCGATGCTGCACACGCTCGCGCAGCAGAACCAGTGGCGCGTCGGCGTGCTCGTCGACGAGGCGCACAACCTGCTCGACCGCGCACGCAAGATGTACAGCGCGTCGCTCGATCCGTTCGCGTTCGCGGCTGCGCGCGAAGCCGCGCCCGTCGCGCTGCGCAAGGCATTCGACCGGCTGGCCCGCGCGTGGGGCACGGTCAATCGCGCGCAGGCCGAGCGCTATGCCGCGTATCCGGACATTCCGGGCCCGATCGTGTCGGCCGTGCAGAACCTCGTTGCCGCGATCGGCGAACACCTGACCGACGCACCGCGCGCGAACGGCGACGCGTTGCTGCGTTTTCATTTCGAGGCGATCCAGTTCGGCGTGCTCGCGGATGCGTTCGACAGCGCGTCGATCTTCGACGCGACGCTGCACGGCGAACCGATGCCGCGCCAGCCGGCGCTCGACGGCGTTGCAACGGCCGGCCGCCGGCGCCGCGTCCAGTCGACGCTGTGCGTGCGCAACGTGATCCCGGCCGGTTTCCTCGCGCAGCGCTATGAGGCCGCGCGTGCGACCGTATTGTTCTCGGGCACGCTGAGCCCGTTTCATTTCTATCGAGACACGCTTGGCTTGCCTGGCGATACCGGCTGGCTCGATGTAGACGGGCCGTTCCGCGCCGAGCAACTGACGGTGCGCGTCGCGAGCCACGTGTCGACGCGCTGGCGCGACCGCGATCGCTCGCTCGAGCCGATCGCCGACCTGATCGCCGCGCAATACGCGACGCGACCCGGCAATTACCTCGGTTTCCTGAGCAGCTTCGACTACCTGGGGCGCGTCGTCGCGCTGATGCAGGCGCGCCACCCGGACGTGCCCGTGTGGGCGCAGGCGCCCGGCATGGCCGAAAGCGAGCGCGACGCGTTTCTCGCGCGCTTCGCCGCGGGCGGGCGCGGCGTCGGCTTCGCGGTGCTGGGCGGTGCGTTTTCGGAAGGCGTGGATCTGGTCGGCGAGCGGCTGATCGGCGCGTTCATCGCGACGCTCGGGCTGCCGCAGGTCAACGACGTCAACGAGCAGATGCGCCGCGCGATGGACGCGCGCTTCGGCAACGGGTACGACTACATGTACCTGTATCCGGGCCTGCAGAAGGTCGTGCAGGCGGCCGGGCGCGTGATCCGCACCGAGCACGACGAAGGCGTCGTGCACCTGATCGACGACCGTTACCGGCGGCGCGAAGTGCGTGACCTGCTGCCGCGGTGGTGGCGGATCGGGTGA
- a CDS encoding MipA/OmpV family protein, producing the protein MTVARPLLSPGARRFVSGLSACAALAAAGARDASAQTPSPLGEWQYSAGVPLEKLFDPTISTWQVSVGAAMTLQPRYAGSERYRVLGGPNVDIRYRDLFFLSTGEGLGANVLRGPNWRVSLSVGYDLGRRSADDIGHLNGLDNINAAPVMKLAADYVISKEFPLVLRADVRRSIGGSNGWVGDFSAYMPMPGSNENFFWFAGPTVSFADSRYMNSWFGVSQGAAARSGLPAYSSGAGIKSAGLGVTMVWFVNKHWFVTMDGAIEQLVGRAARSPITQQSTNGVFDMSVNYQF; encoded by the coding sequence ATGACTGTTGCTCGCCCGTTGCTGTCACCCGGCGCACGCCGGTTCGTATCCGGCTTGTCCGCATGCGCGGCGCTCGCCGCGGCCGGCGCCCGCGACGCGTCGGCCCAGACGCCTTCGCCGCTCGGCGAATGGCAATACTCGGCGGGCGTGCCGCTCGAGAAACTGTTCGATCCGACCATCTCCACGTGGCAAGTCAGCGTCGGCGCCGCGATGACGCTGCAGCCGCGCTATGCCGGCTCCGAGCGCTATCGCGTGCTGGGCGGGCCGAATGTCGACATCCGCTATCGCGACCTGTTCTTCCTGTCGACCGGCGAGGGCCTCGGCGCCAACGTGCTGCGCGGGCCGAACTGGCGCGTGAGCCTGTCGGTCGGCTATGACCTCGGGCGTCGTTCGGCCGACGATATCGGCCACCTGAACGGCCTCGACAACATCAACGCGGCGCCCGTGATGAAGCTGGCGGCGGATTACGTGATCTCGAAGGAGTTCCCGCTCGTGCTGCGCGCGGACGTCCGGCGCAGCATCGGCGGATCGAACGGCTGGGTCGGCGATTTTTCCGCGTACATGCCGATGCCGGGCAGCAACGAAAACTTCTTCTGGTTTGCGGGGCCGACGGTATCGTTCGCCGATTCGCGCTACATGAACAGCTGGTTCGGCGTGAGCCAGGGCGCCGCGGCGCGTTCGGGGCTGCCGGCCTATTCATCGGGCGCGGGGATCAAATCGGCGGGCCTGGGCGTGACGATGGTCTGGTTCGTGAACAAGCACTGGTTCGTGACGATGGACGGCGCGATCGAACAGCTCGTCGGTCGCGCGGCGCGCAGCCCGATCACGCAGCAGTCGACGAACGGCGTGTTCGACATGTCGGTGAATTACCAGTTCTGA
- a CDS encoding ATP-binding protein yields the protein MRTLTRELLRQGAWVVLAVGLASALQAWAIRVGGGHASFAPLPFYAGVAAAAWLTSFGGGLVATAASVAAIGALWWRDAPLAALFAQAGAFVAIGFVECVLVMAVKPLLANARVRGIDRNADTRMPHGEPAPDEGLLRRVVDASPDAIVGVDAARRITSWNPAARRIFGIDAAQASGRDIAAMIAPRWLRRHPVPASFAHQRAPVGPLDVLCVRRDGGRFRATFAASPIVDAQGNCAGLSMTLRETRERHRGERRDRRSPADTSNRLKDELLATVSHELRTPLNVIYGWVEVLRNADGQGFAQQAVDAIDRSARSLSHMVADLLDASSLATGRLRLERVPVDLVRVVRDATREFDAMAQANGLVLSTACAMPACVIPADGERLRQLLSNLLSNAIKFTPPGGRIDVSLTRAGERVRLSVADTGQGIAPDYLPHLFDTFNRPEGAFALPQRGLGLGLSIVRSIAQLHGGEVVATSAGTGLGTTVTVTLPAGWDVDDPESRVNPAGQSAAVALDGQRVLVVDDDATSRASLAAALETMGAQVSTAQSGHDALDAVERDPPSVVLSDLAMPDGDGFWLIERIRHLPDGSAHLPVVAVTAHTGKADRHRVMAAGFDAYLCKPVDMPTLANVIAEVAPDDAGNGKGRNR from the coding sequence ATGAGGACCCTGACCCGTGAGCTGTTACGGCAGGGCGCATGGGTCGTGCTGGCCGTCGGGCTGGCGTCCGCGCTTCAGGCGTGGGCGATTCGCGTCGGCGGCGGGCACGCGTCATTTGCGCCGCTGCCTTTCTATGCAGGTGTCGCAGCCGCGGCCTGGCTGACGTCGTTCGGCGGCGGCCTCGTCGCGACCGCCGCGAGCGTGGCCGCGATCGGCGCGCTGTGGTGGCGCGATGCGCCACTGGCGGCGTTGTTCGCGCAGGCCGGTGCGTTCGTCGCGATCGGCTTCGTCGAGTGCGTGCTCGTGATGGCCGTCAAGCCGCTGCTCGCGAACGCTCGCGTGCGTGGAATCGATCGGAATGCCGACACCCGCATGCCGCACGGTGAGCCGGCGCCCGACGAAGGCCTGCTGCGCCGTGTGGTCGACGCATCGCCCGATGCGATCGTCGGCGTCGACGCCGCGCGGCGGATCACGAGCTGGAATCCGGCCGCGCGACGGATCTTCGGGATCGATGCGGCGCAGGCGAGCGGCCGCGACATTGCCGCGATGATCGCGCCGCGCTGGCTGCGGCGGCATCCGGTGCCCGCATCGTTCGCGCACCAGCGCGCGCCGGTCGGGCCGCTCGACGTGCTGTGCGTGCGACGCGATGGCGGCCGTTTCCGGGCGACCTTCGCCGCCTCGCCGATCGTCGATGCGCAGGGCAACTGCGCGGGCCTGTCGATGACGCTGCGCGAAACGCGCGAACGCCATCGCGGCGAGCGGCGCGACAGGCGCTCGCCGGCCGACACGTCGAACCGGCTGAAGGACGAGCTGCTGGCCACCGTGTCGCACGAGCTGCGCACGCCGCTGAACGTGATCTACGGCTGGGTCGAAGTGCTGCGCAACGCCGACGGCCAGGGTTTCGCGCAGCAGGCGGTCGACGCGATCGACCGCAGCGCGCGCTCGCTGTCGCACATGGTCGCCGACCTGCTCGATGCGTCGTCGCTCGCGACGGGGCGGCTGCGCCTCGAACGCGTGCCGGTCGATCTCGTGCGGGTCGTGCGCGACGCCACGCGCGAATTCGACGCGATGGCGCAGGCGAACGGCCTCGTGCTGTCGACGGCGTGCGCGATGCCGGCCTGCGTGATTCCGGCGGACGGCGAGCGCCTGCGCCAGTTGCTGTCGAACCTGCTGTCGAACGCGATCAAGTTCACGCCGCCGGGCGGGCGCATCGACGTGTCGCTGACGCGGGCGGGCGAGCGCGTGCGGCTGTCGGTCGCCGACACGGGGCAAGGCATTGCGCCGGACTACCTGCCGCACCTGTTCGATACGTTCAATCGGCCCGAGGGCGCGTTCGCATTGCCGCAACGCGGCCTCGGGCTCGGTCTGTCGATCGTGCGCAGCATCGCGCAGCTGCACGGCGGCGAAGTCGTCGCGACGAGCGCGGGCACCGGACTCGGGACGACCGTGACGGTCACGCTGCCGGCCGGCTGGGACGTCGACGATCCGGAGAGTCGGGTGAATCCGGCGGGCCAGTCAGCCGCGGTCGCGCTCGACGGTCAACGCGTGCTCGTCGTCGACGACGACGCGACGTCGCGCGCGAGTCTCGCCGCGGCGCTCGAAACGATGGGCGCGCAAGTGTCGACCGCGCAGTCGGGGCATGACGCACTCGACGCGGTGGAACGCGATCCGCCGAGCGTCGTGCTGTCGGATCTCGCAATGCCGGACGGCGACGGTTTCTGGCTGATCGAGCGCATCCGGCATCTGCCAGACGGCAGCGCGCATCTGCCCGTCGTTGCGGTCACGGCGCACACGGGCAAGGCCGACCGCCACCGCGTGATGGCCGCCGGTTTCGACGCGTACCTGTGCAAGCCGGTCGACATGCCGACGCTGGCGAACGTGATTGCCGAGGTCGCGCCGGACGACGCGGGCAACGGGAAAGGACGCAACCGGTAG
- a CDS encoding sigma-54 interaction domain-containing protein: MINIATNGTRDADFQNGPRTPMGESTNRPKQRMDGRRLSGRSSVMRALLGRIEKIAPTRASVMIAGESGVGKDIVARRLHDLSARRDGPFVPVNCGAIPPDIAESQLFGHEKGSFTGAIAQREGFFEAARGGTLLLDEIAEMPASLQVKLLRAIESNAIVRVGGTEPIPLDVRIVSATRHNPAEAVRDGRLREDLFYRLAAFALYVPPLRQRDGDVVTIAQEFVDTLNARHRSHKRLTDAAIAALRAYSWPGNVRELHNAIERAYILSDEGIDVALPKQPMPPERTSEHAMALPLGATLHHAQQRFIAATLRHFDGNKPRAAKALGISLKTLYNRLALMRDGGRS; encoded by the coding sequence ATGATAAATATTGCAACGAACGGAACGCGTGATGCCGATTTTCAAAACGGTCCGCGAACACCGATGGGTGAATCCACAAACCGGCCGAAGCAGCGCATGGACGGCCGCCGGTTGTCCGGCCGGTCGTCCGTGATGCGCGCGCTGCTCGGCCGTATCGAGAAAATCGCGCCGACCCGCGCCAGCGTGATGATTGCCGGCGAAAGCGGGGTCGGCAAGGATATCGTCGCGCGCCGGCTGCACGATCTGAGCGCACGGCGGGACGGCCCGTTCGTGCCCGTGAACTGCGGCGCAATTCCGCCCGACATCGCCGAATCGCAACTGTTCGGGCACGAGAAAGGCAGTTTCACCGGCGCGATCGCGCAGCGGGAAGGTTTCTTCGAAGCCGCGCGCGGCGGCACGCTGCTGCTCGACGAAATCGCGGAAATGCCGGCGTCGCTGCAGGTGAAGCTGCTGCGGGCGATCGAGTCGAATGCAATCGTGCGGGTGGGTGGCACCGAGCCGATTCCGCTCGACGTACGGATCGTGTCGGCCACCCGCCACAACCCGGCCGAAGCCGTGCGCGACGGTCGGCTGCGCGAAGACCTGTTCTACCGCCTCGCCGCGTTCGCGCTGTACGTGCCGCCGCTGCGCCAGCGCGACGGTGACGTCGTGACGATCGCGCAGGAGTTCGTCGACACGCTCAACGCGCGGCACCGGTCGCACAAGCGGCTGACCGACGCGGCGATCGCGGCGCTGCGCGCCTATTCATGGCCCGGCAACGTGCGCGAGCTGCACAACGCGATCGAGCGCGCATACATCCTGTCCGACGAAGGTATCGACGTCGCGCTGCCGAAGCAGCCGATGCCGCCCGAGCGCACGTCGGAGCATGCGATGGCGCTGCCGCTCGGCGCGACGTTGCACCATGCGCAGCAGCGCTTCATCGCGGCGACGCTGCGCCACTTCGACGGCAACAAGCCGCGGGCGGCGAAAGCGCTCGGGATCAGCCTGAAGACGCTCTACAACCGGCTTGCGCTGATGCGCGACGGCGGGCGCTCCTGA
- a CDS encoding VRR-NUC domain-containing protein, with protein MTPASPTPPAFYYLTNFERALAWLGERYDDLLDLQEQAFVRDFALLPQASRALLVRMLMRSGSDFRASKLVYDEIGCTLDATAPLVELGWVDPAPALTLDELFALSTKADLLRIFPSLAAHAGERKTEWLERLRPAHDAAQPLDAWCAQAGDRVLRVTVGALCDRLRLMFFGNLHQDWSEFVLADLGVFQYESVPIAPSSRAFQQRSDVEAYLALQTCRDALDAWPDDLPFDDLLRAIDTVGCAQPWLATRRAKLLFALGQTCERRADWDAALDAYTRSAWPGSRHRRIRVLERCGRDDDALALALDARGSFESDEERQRVERMLPRLQRRLGQRVERAAAAPDVPRETLVLVRPDVFVSVEFAVRDHLAQPASPVHYVENTLINSLFGLLCWEPVFAAVPGAFFHPFQRGPADLHAPDFAARRADAFAACFAQLDSGAYRETIRRHFATKAGLQSPFVFWGVLSEALLDEALACLPPEHLRLWFARLLADIRSNRSGLPDLVRFWPGERRYELIEVKGPGDRLQDNQTRWLAYCVAHGIPVRVVDVEWAGTGVVHAEAAGLSA; from the coding sequence GTGACGCCTGCTTCGCCGACGCCCCCGGCGTTTTACTACCTGACCAATTTCGAACGCGCGCTGGCCTGGCTCGGCGAGCGTTACGACGACTTGCTCGACCTTCAGGAGCAGGCGTTCGTGCGCGATTTCGCGTTGCTCCCGCAGGCGTCGCGCGCGCTGCTCGTGCGGATGCTGATGCGCAGCGGGTCCGACTTCCGCGCGAGCAAGCTCGTGTACGACGAAATCGGCTGCACGCTCGACGCGACCGCGCCGCTCGTCGAACTCGGCTGGGTCGATCCGGCGCCCGCGCTGACGCTCGACGAGCTGTTCGCACTGTCGACCAAGGCCGATCTGCTGCGGATCTTCCCGTCGCTCGCCGCGCATGCGGGCGAGCGCAAAACCGAATGGCTCGAACGGCTGCGGCCCGCGCATGACGCCGCACAACCGCTCGACGCGTGGTGCGCGCAGGCCGGCGATCGCGTGCTGCGCGTGACGGTCGGCGCGCTGTGCGACCGGCTGCGCCTGATGTTCTTCGGCAATCTCCATCAGGACTGGAGCGAATTCGTGCTCGCCGATCTCGGCGTGTTCCAGTACGAAAGCGTGCCGATCGCGCCGTCGTCGCGCGCGTTCCAGCAGCGCAGCGACGTCGAAGCGTACCTTGCATTGCAGACGTGCCGCGACGCGCTCGACGCATGGCCCGACGATCTGCCATTCGACGATCTGCTGCGCGCGATCGATACCGTGGGCTGCGCGCAGCCGTGGCTCGCGACCCGGCGCGCGAAGCTGCTGTTCGCGCTCGGGCAGACCTGCGAGCGCCGCGCCGACTGGGACGCCGCGCTCGACGCATACACGCGCAGCGCGTGGCCCGGCAGCCGCCACCGGCGCATTCGCGTGCTCGAGCGCTGCGGGCGCGACGATGATGCGCTCGCGCTGGCGCTCGATGCGCGCGGCAGCTTCGAGAGCGATGAAGAGCGCCAGCGCGTCGAGCGCATGCTGCCGCGCCTGCAGCGGCGTCTCGGCCAGCGCGTCGAACGCGCGGCCGCCGCGCCGGACGTGCCGCGCGAGACGCTCGTGCTCGTGCGTCCCGACGTGTTCGTCAGCGTCGAATTCGCGGTGCGCGACCATCTCGCGCAGCCGGCTTCGCCGGTCCATTACGTCGAGAACACGCTGATCAATTCTCTGTTCGGGCTGCTGTGCTGGGAACCCGTGTTCGCGGCCGTGCCCGGCGCGTTCTTCCACCCGTTCCAGCGCGGCCCGGCCGACCTTCACGCACCCGATTTCGCCGCGCGCCGCGCGGATGCGTTCGCCGCGTGTTTCGCGCAGCTCGATTCGGGCGCGTACCGTGAAACGATCCGACGGCATTTCGCGACGAAGGCGGGGTTGCAGTCGCCATTCGTGTTCTGGGGCGTGCTGAGCGAAGCGTTGCTCGACGAAGCGCTCGCGTGCCTGCCGCCTGAGCACTTGAGGCTGTGGTTCGCGCGCCTGCTCGCGGATATCCGCAGCAACCGGTCGGGGCTGCCCGATCTCGTCCGCTTCTGGCCCGGCGAGCGCCGCTACGAGCTGATCGAGGTGAAGGGCCCCGGCGATCGGCTGCAGGACAACCAGACACGCTGGCTCGCGTACTGCGTCGCGCACGGCATCCCGGTGCGCGTCGTCGATGTCGAATGGGCCGGTACGGGCGTCGTGCACGCGGAAGCGGCCGGGTTGTCGGCATGA
- a CDS encoding methyl-accepting chemotaxis protein — MFSSIRARILAACVAIVVFALVATTLINYFIARSYNDDAIDRNLTSVASGHVVGIADWVATRSRMIESLQDAALTPDPLPVFKQMAAAGGFTNVYAGFADKAFRFSDPTGIPPDYDPTGRPWYKQAAQAGKPVVTPPYVDAGTGNLVVTFAVPILRDGALKGVVAADVAMDSVIANVKSIRPTPASFGMLIDSSGHVVAHPDAKLTLKPVADVSPELGAMGAASVAAATAPVEVSVGGDAKLVRARPVPGTDWYALVLLDKTEATAGMRSLLTASLITLVVIVGVASLIIGAITATAFRRLSQVRQAMAAIGSGAGDLTQRLPVDGRDEVADIARSFNSFVDKLNDVMRQIRDASESVRTAANEIAAGNQDLSSRTESAAASLEETAASMEEITATVGQSAAAAGQADERAAAASRIASHGGVVVSDVVATMEKIEEASGRIGDIIGVIDGIAFQTNILALNAAVEAARAGEQGRGFAVVAQEVRSLAQRSAQAAREVKVLVESTVASVSAGSGQVRQAGDTMREIVSNVSNVTTIISEITHAANEQTRGIQEVNRAVTQLDEMVQQNAALVEQSTAAATALQSQANALATTVGQFKVA, encoded by the coding sequence TTGCACGCTCATACAACGACGACGCGATCGACCGCAACCTGACCTCGGTCGCGAGCGGCCACGTGGTCGGGATCGCCGACTGGGTCGCCACGCGCAGCCGGATGATCGAGTCGCTGCAGGACGCCGCGCTGACGCCCGATCCGCTGCCGGTGTTCAAGCAGATGGCCGCGGCCGGCGGCTTCACGAACGTCTACGCGGGCTTCGCCGACAAGGCGTTCCGCTTCTCCGACCCGACCGGCATCCCGCCCGACTACGACCCGACCGGCCGCCCGTGGTACAAGCAGGCCGCGCAGGCCGGCAAGCCAGTCGTCACGCCGCCTTACGTCGATGCCGGCACGGGTAACCTCGTGGTCACGTTCGCGGTGCCGATCCTGCGCGACGGCGCGCTGAAAGGCGTGGTCGCGGCCGACGTCGCGATGGACAGCGTGATCGCCAACGTGAAGTCGATCCGGCCGACGCCCGCGAGCTTCGGGATGTTGATCGACAGCAGCGGCCACGTGGTCGCGCACCCGGACGCGAAGCTCACGCTGAAGCCGGTCGCCGACGTGTCGCCCGAACTCGGCGCGATGGGCGCCGCATCGGTCGCGGCAGCGACCGCACCCGTCGAGGTGAGCGTGGGCGGCGACGCGAAGCTGGTGCGTGCGCGCCCCGTGCCGGGCACCGACTGGTACGCGCTGGTGCTGCTCGACAAGACCGAAGCGACGGCCGGGATGCGCTCGCTGCTGACCGCGTCGCTGATCACGCTGGTCGTGATCGTCGGCGTCGCATCGCTGATCATCGGCGCGATCACCGCGACCGCGTTCCGCCGCCTGTCGCAGGTGCGCCAGGCGATGGCCGCGATCGGCTCGGGCGCCGGCGACCTCACGCAACGCCTGCCGGTCGACGGCCGCGACGAAGTTGCCGACATCGCGCGCTCGTTCAACAGTTTCGTCGACAAGCTGAACGACGTGATGCGCCAGATCCGCGACGCGAGCGAATCGGTGCGCACGGCCGCGAACGAGATCGCGGCGGGCAACCAGGATCTGTCGTCGCGCACCGAATCGGCGGCGGCGAGCCTCGAGGAAACGGCCGCGTCGATGGAAGAGATCACCGCGACCGTCGGCCAGTCGGCGGCGGCCGCCGGCCAGGCCGACGAACGCGCGGCAGCCGCGTCGCGGATCGCGTCGCACGGCGGCGTGGTCGTGTCGGACGTCGTCGCGACGATGGAAAAGATCGAAGAAGCGTCGGGCCGGATCGGCGACATCATCGGCGTGATCGACGGCATCGCGTTCCAGACCAACATCCTCGCGCTGAACGCGGCCGTCGAAGCGGCGCGCGCGGGCGAGCAGGGCCGCGGCTTCGCGGTTGTCGCGCAGGAAGTGCGCAGCCTCGCGCAACGCAGCGCGCAGGCCGCGCGCGAAGTGAAGGTGCTGGTCGAATCGACGGTCGCGAGCGTGTCGGCCGGGTCCGGGCAGGTGCGCCAGGCGGGCGACACGATGCGCGAGATCGTCTCGAACGTGTCGAACGTGACAACCATCATTTCCGAGATCACGCACGCGGCGAACGAGCAGACGCGCGGCATCCAGGAGGTGAATCGCGCGGTCACGCAGCTCGACGAGATGGTTCAGCAGAACGCGGCGCTCGTCGAACAGTCGACCGCCGCGGCGACCGCGCTGCAGTCGCAGGCGAACGCGCTGGCGACGACCGTCGGGCAGTTCAAGGTCGCGTGA
- a CDS encoding CBS domain-containing protein, translated as MYRVNEIMSRDVVCVAPADTIRHAAELMRRFDIGVLPVCGGAGLVAIVTDRDLAVRALAHGHLPDTPVQAVASAPVQWCVEDDGVGDVQQRMADAQLHRLPVLDESLRLVGIVSLGDIATRASGTARDELANTLEDVSLPRRR; from the coding sequence ATGTATCGCGTCAACGAGATCATGTCGCGCGACGTGGTGTGCGTCGCGCCGGCCGACACGATTCGCCATGCGGCCGAACTGATGCGGCGCTTCGATATCGGCGTGCTGCCCGTGTGCGGTGGCGCCGGGCTCGTCGCGATCGTGACCGACCGCGACCTCGCGGTGCGCGCGCTGGCGCATGGCCATTTACCCGATACGCCCGTTCAGGCGGTGGCATCCGCGCCGGTGCAGTGGTGCGTCGAGGACGACGGCGTCGGCGACGTCCAGCAGCGGATGGCCGACGCGCAGTTGCATCGATTGCCGGTGCTCGACGAGAGCCTGCGGCTGGTCGGCATCGTGTCGCTCGGCGACATCGCGACGCGCGCAAGCGGCACGGCGCGCGACGAACTCGCCAATACGCTCGAGGACGTATCGCTGCCGCGCCGGCGCTGA